One window of Salminus brasiliensis chromosome 16, fSalBra1.hap2, whole genome shotgun sequence genomic DNA carries:
- the mrps24 gene encoding small ribosomal subunit protein uS3m — MAASLSSQRKLLTTLCSQLNGAVWLNSGRKSIHSTAVCYKNRAARIRGGKGDRPLTYEQAMLPHQIAHRKGWLSHHTSNLQGENGAAERTIEDVFIRRFLYGTFHGCLANEVVIKRRGNLLVICALIIQKFPPHKLYFLVGYSEELLSHLYKCPVKMEIQTVEEKVVYKYL, encoded by the exons ATGGCGGCGTCCTTGAGCAGTCAGAGGAAATTATTAACA ACCCTGTGTAGTCAGTTGAATGGTGCGGTATGGCTGAACTCTGGAAGGAAGAGCATCCACTCCACTGCAGTCTGTTATAAG AATCGTGCAGCCCGAATCCGTGGGGGTAAAGGTGATCGACCGTTGACCTATGAGCAGGCTATGCTGCCCCACCAGATTGCTCACAGAAAGGGATGGCTCTCCCATCATACAA GTAATCTCCAAGGAGAGAATGGTGCTGCAGAGCGGACCATAGAAGACGTCTTCATCCGACGTTTCCTATATGGCACCTTTCATGGGTGTCTGGCGAACGAAGTGGTTATTAAGCGCAGAGGCAACCTCCTGGTCATCTGTGCTTTAATAATACAGAAGTTCCCTCCTCATAAATTGTATTTCCTTGTTGGCTATTCTGAGGAACTGCTCTCGCACTTATACAAGTGTCCGGTAAAGATGGAGATACAAACAGTGGAAGAGAAAGTTGTCTACAAGTATCTCTAA
- the nudcd3 gene encoding nudC domain-containing protein 3 isoform X1, with amino-acid sequence MSSPMEMTELYDNALLGILQHVGNIQNFLQIFFGFLYRKTDFYRLLTSPNDRMGFPPGVAEKMVLKTFKLFEKLAAHDRERAMQPAEEVNAIPPAAQELEVQSQPEEVAPVEVKQESTPAAASSSEPAAAAVVDSQSQNSVQSVESDQPAVAAGSASASASSTNAARQASFQANSDSYNGAVRENYSWSQDYTDVEVRVFVPPSIVKGRQVSVNLQSSGVRVAVKDGASEKVLLEGEFTNKINTENSLWSLEPGSCVLLSLSKIGEVWWSAVLKGEKEIDVNQINRERSMATVDEEEHAVLDRLTFDYNQKLQGKPQSHEMKVHEMLKKGWDVEGSPFKGQQFDPSMFDIPPSSVQF; translated from the exons ATGTCTTCGCCGATGGAAATGACGGAGTTGTACGATAATGCGCTGCTCGGTATTCTGCAGCACGTTGGAAACATCCAAAATTTCCTGCAGATCTTTTTTGGCTTTTTGTACAGAAAGACGGATTTCTATCGTCTGCTGACCAGCCCTAATGACCGCATGGGGTTTCCACCTGGAGTAGCAGAAAAAATGGTGCTTAAG ACTTTTAAGCTGTTTGAAAAGCTGGCTGCTCACGACAGAGAGAGGGCGATGCAGCCTGCTGAGGAGGTGAATGCAATTCCCCCTGCAGCTCAAGAGCTTGAGGTCCAGTCACAGCCAGAAGAAGTAGCGCCCGTTGAGGTCAAGCAGGAATCCACACCTGCAGCAGCTTCGTCCTCAGagccagctgctgctgcagtcgTAGACTCCCAATCACAAAACAGTGTCCAGTCTGTAGAGAGTGATCAGCCAGCGGTGGCGGCCGGCTCGGCCTCTGCCTCGGCCTCCAGTACAAATGCAGC CAGGCAGGCCAGTTTTCAAGCCAACTCCGACAGCTACAATGGTGCTGTCAGAGAAAACTACAGCTGGTCGCAGGATTACACTGATGTGGAAGTTCGAGTTTTTGTCCCACCCAGTATTGTCAAGGGCAGACAG GTGTCCGTGAATCTACAGTCAAGTGGAGTTCGTGTAGCAGTGAAGGATGGAGCGTCCGAAAAAGTCTTATTGGAAGGCGAATTTACAAACAAAATCAACACTGAGAATTCCTTGTGGAGTCTGGAGCCTGGAAGCTGTGTATTA TTGTCTCTCAGTAAAATTGGGGAAGTGTGGTGGAGCGCCGTGCTCAAAGGTGAGAAAGAGATCGACGTGAACCAGATCAACCGTGAGCGCTCCATGGCCACCGTGGATGAAGAGGAGCATGCTGTGTTGGACCGTCTCACCTTCGACTACAATCAAAAACTGCAAGGAAAACCCCAGAGCCATGAGATG aAAGTTCATGAGATGCTAAAGAAGGGTTGGGATGTCGAGGGTTCACCATTCAAAGGACAACAGTTTGATCCATCCATGTTTGACATACCGCCAAGCTCTGTCCAGTTTTGA
- the nudcd3 gene encoding nudC domain-containing protein 3 isoform X2: protein MSSPMEMTELYDNALLGILQHVGNIQNFLQIFFGFLYRKTDFYRLLTSPNDRMGFPPGVAEKMVLKTFKLFEKLAAHDRERAMQPAEEVNAIPPAAQELEVQSQPEEVAPVEVKQESTPAAASSSEPAAAAVVDSQSQNSVQSVESDQPAVAAGSASASASSTNAAQASFQANSDSYNGAVRENYSWSQDYTDVEVRVFVPPSIVKGRQVSVNLQSSGVRVAVKDGASEKVLLEGEFTNKINTENSLWSLEPGSCVLLSLSKIGEVWWSAVLKGEKEIDVNQINRERSMATVDEEEHAVLDRLTFDYNQKLQGKPQSHEMKVHEMLKKGWDVEGSPFKGQQFDPSMFDIPPSSVQF, encoded by the exons ATGTCTTCGCCGATGGAAATGACGGAGTTGTACGATAATGCGCTGCTCGGTATTCTGCAGCACGTTGGAAACATCCAAAATTTCCTGCAGATCTTTTTTGGCTTTTTGTACAGAAAGACGGATTTCTATCGTCTGCTGACCAGCCCTAATGACCGCATGGGGTTTCCACCTGGAGTAGCAGAAAAAATGGTGCTTAAG ACTTTTAAGCTGTTTGAAAAGCTGGCTGCTCACGACAGAGAGAGGGCGATGCAGCCTGCTGAGGAGGTGAATGCAATTCCCCCTGCAGCTCAAGAGCTTGAGGTCCAGTCACAGCCAGAAGAAGTAGCGCCCGTTGAGGTCAAGCAGGAATCCACACCTGCAGCAGCTTCGTCCTCAGagccagctgctgctgcagtcgTAGACTCCCAATCACAAAACAGTGTCCAGTCTGTAGAGAGTGATCAGCCAGCGGTGGCGGCCGGCTCGGCCTCTGCCTCGGCCTCCAGTACAAATGCAGC GCAGGCCAGTTTTCAAGCCAACTCCGACAGCTACAATGGTGCTGTCAGAGAAAACTACAGCTGGTCGCAGGATTACACTGATGTGGAAGTTCGAGTTTTTGTCCCACCCAGTATTGTCAAGGGCAGACAG GTGTCCGTGAATCTACAGTCAAGTGGAGTTCGTGTAGCAGTGAAGGATGGAGCGTCCGAAAAAGTCTTATTGGAAGGCGAATTTACAAACAAAATCAACACTGAGAATTCCTTGTGGAGTCTGGAGCCTGGAAGCTGTGTATTA TTGTCTCTCAGTAAAATTGGGGAAGTGTGGTGGAGCGCCGTGCTCAAAGGTGAGAAAGAGATCGACGTGAACCAGATCAACCGTGAGCGCTCCATGGCCACCGTGGATGAAGAGGAGCATGCTGTGTTGGACCGTCTCACCTTCGACTACAATCAAAAACTGCAAGGAAAACCCCAGAGCCATGAGATG aAAGTTCATGAGATGCTAAAGAAGGGTTGGGATGTCGAGGGTTCACCATTCAAAGGACAACAGTTTGATCCATCCATGTTTGACATACCGCCAAGCTCTGTCCAGTTTTGA